The following proteins are co-located in the Leucoraja erinacea ecotype New England chromosome 4, Leri_hhj_1, whole genome shotgun sequence genome:
- the dipk1c gene encoding divergent protein kinase domain 1C, translated as MSGFASVACRHFRPKSVRKPALLCVLLWVACWFLVNISTFIHRNIFAEYCTDQKSKGILGRLCLGYQQGLLTGDLCKDLCVTQTMVYKRCLYYDKGKKVIQADWNGQPIILKSKLEDFLSYDSLYLLDEQESRSIPEIDILVFTALEIKHSLGLEVKNVTAPQLWTKHLKDRRGSFSRAELASMWSLLQQEEYVFFQLLQDLSKHVLKMIGSCGHFYAVEYLTAGHAWHHNLFSLEELSPHSWRGSSSKALWQATNSIALSFLDLARHFENDFSHPLHLCDIKPENFAIRADLTVVAIDVDMAFFEPKMRDILEQNCTKDEDCSFFDCFSHCNLKTQRCRAERSNNNLQVICDKIFRPLFSPQLSEHRVRHPLQSQLYRAVTRCAELSKHGNVDTRTTEDTFSELYNLFKAGQRKQ; from the exons ATGTCAGGCTTCGCAAGTGTGGCTTGTCGGCACTTTAGACCGAAGAGCGTGAGGAAACCTGCGCTGCTCTGTGTCCTCCTGTGGGTCGCCTGCTGGTTTCTTGTAAACATATCAACCTTCATACACAGAAATATCTTTGCGGAGTATTGCACTGACCAGAAAAGTAAAGGAATTCTCGGTAGACTG TGCCTTGGTTACCAGCAGGGATTACTGACAGGAGACCTGTGCAAGGATTTGTGTGTCACCCAAACAATGGTTTATAAACGATGCCTCTACTATGATAAAGGTAAAAAAGTTATACAGGCTGATTGGAATGGACAACCAATAATTCTGAAATCCAAGCTAGAAGACTTCTTAAGCTACGACAGCCTGTACCTCCTGGATGAACAAGAAAGCAGGTCCATTCCAGAAATTGACATCTTGGTCTTTACTGCACTGGAAATCAAACACTCCTTGGGTCTGGAAGTGAAGAATGTTACAGCACCACAACTATGGACCAAGCACTTAAAAGACAGGAGGGGCTCATTCTCAAGGGCAGAGCTGGCCAGTATGTGGTCCCTGCTGCAGCAAGAGGAATACGTATTCTTCCAGTTACTGCAGGATCTCAGTAAACATGTTCTCAAAATGATAGGCTCCTGTGGACATTTCTATGCTGTCGAGTACCTTACAGCCGGCCACGCTTGGCATCACAACCTTTTCTCCCTGGAGGAGCTGAGCCCCCACTCCTGGCGTGGCAGCAGCAGCAAGGCATTGTGGCAGGCGACTAATAGCATTGCACTTAGCTTCCTTGATCTAGCGAGGCACTTTGAGAATGACTTTTCCCACCCGCTTCATCTCTGTGACATCAAGCCGGAGAACTTTGCTATCAGGGCTGATCTAACG GTTGTTGCAATAGATGTAGACATGGCTTTTTTTGAACCCAAAATGCGTGACATCCTTGAACAAAATTGTACAAAGGACGAAGACTGCAGTTTTTTTGACTGTTTCTCTCATTGTAATTTAAAGACTCAAAGATGCAGAGCAGAGCGTTCAAATAACAACCTGCAG GTCATTTGTGACAAAATATTCCGCCCTTTATTCTCGCCACAGCTGAGTGAACACAGGGTGCGCCATCCACTGCAATCCCAGCTGTACAGAGCTGTAACGAGGTGTGCCGAGCTGTCCAAGCATGGCAATGTGGACACGAGGACTACAGAGGACACATTCTCTGAACTGTACAATTTGTTTAAGGCTGGTCAGAGaaaacaatga